ACAGTGGATCGCGCAACATCATGATTTGTGGGTGCAGCCCAAGATCGATGGCGTGGCGGTGACGTTGGTGTACGAGCAAGGGAAGTTGGTTGCCGCGATCAGTCGCGGCAATGGCCGTCAGGGTGAGGACTGGACCGACAAAGTGCGCCAGATGAATTCGGTGCCGCAGCAACTTTCCGCCATGTCTGGCCGGCAGGTTTTTCAGGGAGAATTGTATTTACAGGTGACGGATCACCGTCAGCAGCAGGTCGGCGGTATCAACGCGCGAGCGCAGGTGGCGGGTGAAATGCGGCGAAAACAACCTTCGCCGCTGCTGTCGCGCATTGGCGTATTTGTCTGGGCCTGGCCGGACGGTCCGGCGGACATGCCGGCCAGACTGGCGAAATTACGGGAGCTGGGGTTTGGGCTGACGGCGGATTACACGCAACCCGTTTCCTCGCTGGAGGCGGCGGCGCAGTGGCGTGAGCGCTGGTATCGAGCGCCGCTGCCGTTTGTGACCGATGGAGTGGTTGTGCGGCAGGCGCAAGAACCCGCCGGGCGTTACTGGCAAGACACCCCGGCGGAATGGGCGGTGGCCTGGAAATATCCGTTGGTGAACCGGGTGACGGAAGTCACCGGCGTCGACGTTGAGGTGGGGCGTACCGGCAGAATGACCGTAGTGTTGCAACTGCAGCCGGTCATTCTGGATGACAAAACCGTTAGCCGGGTCAATCTCGGTTCGGTATCCCGCTGGCGGCAATGGGATGTATTGCCGGGGGATCGGGTCAGCATCAGTCTGGCGGGATTGGGGATTCCCCGGCTGGACGCCGTGGTCTGGCGCGGTGCGGTGCGTGAAGCGATAACCGTCCCGGCGACATCGCCCTTTGATGTTTTCAGTTGCTTGCAATGGAGCCGCGAGTGCCAGCCGCAGTTTCTGGCCCGACTGGTATGGATGAGCGGGCGCAACGGGTTG
The DNA window shown above is from Dickeya dadantii NCPPB 898 and carries:
- the ligB gene encoding NAD-dependent DNA ligase LigB translates to MRYRYALAAALFAVSGLAEAASCPAWSSTRAEQEITQLGQQLTQWDNAYYEQGQSPVDDQVYDQLRQTLATWQVCFQADAGRFAISLPATGRRQHPVAHTGLKKLSEPTELKQWIAQHHDLWVQPKIDGVAVTLVYEQGKLVAAISRGNGRQGEDWTDKVRQMNSVPQQLSAMSGRQVFQGELYLQVTDHRQQQVGGINARAQVAGEMRRKQPSPLLSRIGVFVWAWPDGPADMPARLAKLRELGFGLTADYTQPVSSLEAAAQWRERWYRAPLPFVTDGVVVRQAQEPAGRYWQDTPAEWAVAWKYPLVNRVTEVTGVDVEVGRTGRMTVVLQLQPVILDDKTVSRVNLGSVSRWRQWDVLPGDRVSISLAGLGIPRLDAVVWRGAVREAITVPATSPFDVFSCLQWSRECQPQFLARLVWMSGRNGLSLSGISEATWLRLTQRGALVDVVSWLALEPAQLAAAGDFGEQQAERIHHQFQLARRQPLRNWLLALGLPVPSRVRHALDGASLEQLQQRSTAEWQQFSGIGVRRAQRIRDFLHHPDIVRQLAWLNEHGVKS